In Neisseria dentiae, one DNA window encodes the following:
- a CDS encoding 3-hydroxybutyrate dehydrogenase has product MNSNKTYCLQGKTALITGAGGGIGRAIAEQYARAGAYVGVSDINLAAAQQTVEAIQSQGGRAIALETDVCSESDVQQTTDRLVSATGRLDILISNAGIQIIAPIDQLSFSDWQRMLDIHLNGAFLTTRSALKYMYPQGSGTVIYMGSVHSHEASLYKAPYITAKHGLLGLTRALAKEGAQHGVRAHAICPGFVKTPLVEKQIPEQAQAKGISEEEVIKNIMLGSTVDGEFTTTADIAQLALFLASFPTNVFTGQSFIASHGWGMK; this is encoded by the coding sequence ATGAATTCTAATAAAACCTATTGCCTACAAGGCAAAACAGCTTTAATTACCGGCGCAGGAGGCGGTATCGGGCGCGCCATTGCCGAACAATATGCCCGTGCAGGTGCATATGTGGGCGTGTCCGATATCAATTTGGCAGCCGCCCAACAAACGGTTGAGGCTATCCAATCGCAGGGAGGGCGGGCTATTGCATTAGAAACGGATGTATGCAGCGAATCCGATGTACAACAAACTACCGACCGGCTGGTGTCTGCCACAGGCCGTTTGGATATTTTGATTTCCAATGCCGGCATCCAAATTATTGCACCTATCGACCAACTGTCTTTTTCCGATTGGCAGCGCATGCTCGATATCCACTTGAACGGCGCTTTCCTCACAACCCGGTCTGCCTTGAAATATATGTATCCGCAAGGTAGCGGCACCGTGATTTATATGGGTTCGGTACACTCCCACGAAGCCAGTCTCTACAAAGCGCCTTACATCACCGCCAAACACGGCCTATTAGGCTTAACCCGCGCATTGGCGAAAGAGGGAGCGCAACACGGCGTCCGCGCCCATGCGATTTGCCCGGGCTTTGTCAAAACACCCCTAGTAGAAAAACAGATTCCGGAACAGGCCCAGGCCAAAGGAATCAGTGAAGAAGAGGTGATTAAAAACATCATGCTGGGCAGCACGGTTGACGGCGAATTCACCACTACTGCCGATATCGCCCAGCTCGCTTTATTTCTCGCGTCATTCCCGACCAATGTTTTTACCGGACAATCTTTTATTGCCAGCCACGGTTGGGGGATGAAATAA
- a CDS encoding formate dehydrogenase subunit gamma, which yields MKEKLIQRYNRSERINHWIVAICFVLLAISGLAFFYPAFFWLTGVFGTPQLARIIHPFVGVVMFIGFFVQFFRYWKYNFIDKEDVKWMKSVGTVLKGHEVGDTGKYNGGQKGMFWLMTGCMIVLLCTGIIAWRPYFAELFPIPVIRLALLFHAWAALILIAGIIVHVYAAFWVKGTIRAMVEGVVTQTWAKKHHPRWYREVMVKNEQAQKAGKKPE from the coding sequence ATGAAAGAAAAACTGATTCAGCGCTATAACCGCAGCGAGCGCATCAACCACTGGATTGTGGCCATCTGCTTCGTGCTGCTGGCGATTTCCGGTTTGGCGTTTTTCTATCCCGCCTTTTTCTGGCTGACCGGCGTATTCGGCACCCCTCAATTGGCGCGGATTATCCATCCATTTGTAGGCGTGGTAATGTTTATCGGCTTTTTCGTGCAGTTTTTCCGCTATTGGAAATACAACTTTATCGATAAAGAAGACGTAAAGTGGATGAAATCTGTAGGCACCGTGCTCAAAGGGCATGAAGTGGGCGATACGGGTAAATACAACGGCGGCCAAAAAGGCATGTTTTGGCTGATGACCGGCTGCATGATTGTTTTACTGTGCACCGGTATCATCGCATGGCGGCCCTATTTCGCCGAATTGTTCCCGATTCCGGTTATCCGTTTGGCTTTGCTGTTTCACGCATGGGCGGCCTTGATTCTGATTGCCGGCATCATCGTGCACGTTTACGCCGCTTTCTGGGTAAAAGGCACGATACGGGCGATGGTGGAAGGCGTGGTTACCCAAACGTGGGCGAAAAAGCACCACCCGCGCTGGTATCGCGAAGTGATGGTAAAAAACGAACAAGCACAAAAAGCGGGTAAAAAACCGGAGTAA